The following proteins come from a genomic window of Salvia hispanica cultivar TCC Black 2014 chromosome 4, UniMelb_Shisp_WGS_1.0, whole genome shotgun sequence:
- the LOC125224022 gene encoding testin-2-like, translating into MYGEEVANKKASCLGAVQEFMDYIHRFKRPRLVAESGSFDVPLKGFPCNFVNSFGYVKKHGLSPEALYPWVGHPSSSRYEPPNGDWDGIVKVGEYEVKDHEKIRIKNFVRLKTHDDVERMLHKQPVASSVLFTPEFIRCCSEDILKPVPVSVSDAPVHDVTEPLAEVDVARHAITLVGYGQEGEDKYYICQNTYGRSWGYKGYCKISRDLLGRMFVPEENESPSSTSRKKRKD; encoded by the exons ATGTATGGTGAAGAGGTCGCAAATAAGAAAGCCTCTTGTCTTGGAGCAGTTCAAGAGTTCATGGACTATATTCATCGTTTCAAGCGTCCAAGACTTGTTGCAGAATCAGGTTCATTTGATGTCCCTTTGAAAGGGTTTCCATGTAATTTTGTTAACTCATTTGGCTATGTCAAGAAACATGGCTTATCCCCTGAGGCACTTTATCCGTGGGTGGGTCACCCAAGTTCTTCAAGATATGAACCTCCTAATGGCGACTGGGATGGTATTGTGAAGGTGGGGGAATATGAAGTCAAAGAT CATGAAAAGATTCGGATTAAAAACTTTGTAAGGCTGAAGACCCATGATGACGTTGAACGCATGCTGCATAAGCAACCAGTGGCTAGTTCTGTTTTATTTACACCGGAATTCATAAGGTGTTGTAGTGAG GATATTTTGAAACCGGTACCTGTATCGGTGTCGGATGCACCAGTTCATGACGTAACCGAGCCTTTGGCGGAAGTAGATGTGGCGCGTCATGCCATAACCCTTGTTGGTTATGGACAGGAGGGCGAAGACAAGTACTATATTTGTCAAAATACATACGGCCGCAGTTGGGGTTACAAGGGATACTGCAAAATCTCAAGAGATTTACTTGGCCGTATGTTCGTTCCAGAGGAAAATGAGAGTCCTAGTTCAACTTcaaggaagaaaagaaaag ATTAG